DNA from Fusobacterium sp.:
AACTATACATATTAAAAGTAATATAGGAAGATTATCTGCTTACTGTGGAGCTGTATGTGCAAGTGGAGGAGTAGCAGGAGCTATATCTTTCCTTTCTGGATTCTCTCCAGCTCAAATAGATTCTGCTATTGAAACAACTCTTGCAACTCTTTCTGGAGTAGTATGTGATGGAGCAAAGAGTTCTTGTGCTACTAAAATAGCAAGTGGGGTGGCTGCTGCATTTGATGGTTACTATGCTTCAAGTAAAAATAGAAAATTTGAATTTGGTGAAGGAATTGTTGGAAGAAATGTTGAAGCTACTATTAAAAATGTAGGAACTCTTGGACAGGTTGGTATGAAAATAACTGATGATGTCATCCTTGATATTATGATAAAAAACAAATAATTTATTTAAATTTTATAAGAAAAATGTCTCATAATTTGTGGGACATTTTTTATTAAAAAATAGTTTGTAAAATATTTTTATACAGTATATACTTTAATATGCAATTAAAAATATTTACATAAAAAGGAGAGTTACATGAATCTAAAACTGTTTTTCATATTGGCTTTTTTATTTATTTTTACTAATATTTTTTCTGAAGATATCCAACTCCAAAAAGTTCTTATCTCCTTTAAATATGAAAAACAATTTAAACTTGCTTCAAATCAATTTGCTATATGGATTGAAAATGAAAATGGAGAATTGATAAAAAATATTTTTGTTACAAGATTTACTGCTGTTGATGGTCATTCAAATAGAAAAGAAGCTCTTTCAACTTGGGTAAAACGTTCAAATGTAAAAAATTACTCTAAAGAAAAAATAGACTCTATCTCTGGAGCTACTCCTAAGAGCAGTTCTCTCACATATCTTTGGGACTGTACTGATCAAAATGAAAATCCTGTTCCTCATGGAACATATAGATTTTTTGTGGAAGGAAGTACTCACTGGAAAGATAAAATTCTTTTTAGTGGAACTATTACT
Protein-coding regions in this window:
- a CDS encoding DUF2271 domain-containing protein gives rise to the protein MNLKLFFILAFLFIFTNIFSEDIQLQKVLISFKYEKQFKLASNQFAIWIENENGELIKNIFVTRFTAVDGHSNRKEALSTWVKRSNVKNYSKEKIDSISGATPKSSSLTYLWDCTDQNENPVPHGTYRFFVEGSTHWKDKILFSGTITLGEHSYLVGPFIEDFTREALNSNMITNLNAEIK